One Thermococcus sp. DNA window includes the following coding sequences:
- a CDS encoding CBS domain-containing protein, which produces MVTIPRPIDPREIRRIRKELGITQEELAKKAGVTQAYIAKLEAGKVDPRLSTLNRILQALLECKKAQLKAKDVMSSPVIYVKPYEKVEKVIRLMNEHNISQIPVVSGNKVVGSVTERTLVRQSLEYEDIYDRKVMEIMEEPFPIVNEEEDLEVVKYLLEDNPAVLVQNREGKIVGIITRVDLFRVGKA; this is translated from the coding sequence ATGGTAACAATACCTCGGCCAATTGATCCCAGAGAAATCCGGCGAATTCGAAAGGAGCTCGGCATAACTCAGGAGGAACTTGCAAAGAAAGCCGGGGTTACTCAAGCGTACATAGCGAAGCTCGAAGCCGGTAAAGTTGACCCAAGGCTCTCAACGCTGAACAGAATTCTTCAAGCTCTTCTAGAATGCAAAAAGGCTCAACTGAAAGCAAAAGATGTCATGTCTTCGCCAGTAATATATGTTAAGCCATATGAGAAAGTGGAAAAGGTAATTAGACTTATGAACGAGCACAACATTTCTCAGATTCCCGTTGTTTCTGGAAACAAGGTAGTGGGTTCTGTAACCGAGCGGACACTCGTAAGACAGAGCCTTGAGTACGAGGACATCTACGACAGAAAGGTCATGGAGATAATGGAGGAACCGTTCCCCATCGTAAATGAGGAGGAAGACTTGGAAGTTGTTAAGTATCTCCTTGAGGACAATCCAGCTGTTCTCGTCCAGAACAGAGAGGGAAAAATTGTTGGAATCATAACTCGTGTTGACCTTTTCAGAGTTGGTAAGGCATAG
- a CDS encoding DMT family transporter — protein sequence MQTLILGVALALASAFSWASATILVRLGLRKLSPIGANIFRLYVASTLFLIIFALTGNLSVFKLPARLLVLAFISAQFGFVIGDYFYFNALKRMGVSRTVPITSTYPLWAILWAILFLGKRVKPHVIIGAVLVVLAIIVVKKAEEEEHADRLGFLFAFIAPISWSVAITIMDYLTRSMPSLQLAGIRMVFAALGISVFLPRYGEEVRKISRREAIALTGAAVLGLILGQYLFVYSVSLVGSPIAAPVSAINPIIASLLAVLLLKEKPNARIFEGLILAVVGVVLISVG from the coding sequence ATGCAAACGTTAATCCTAGGGGTCGCATTGGCGCTTGCATCGGCATTTTCTTGGGCCTCGGCGACGATACTGGTTAGATTAGGCCTCAGAAAGCTGTCGCCAATCGGGGCAAATATCTTCAGGCTTTACGTTGCCTCAACGCTCTTTCTCATAATTTTCGCCCTAACCGGAAACCTGAGCGTTTTTAAACTTCCAGCAAGACTCCTCGTCCTAGCTTTTATCTCAGCACAGTTCGGCTTCGTTATAGGCGATTACTTCTACTTCAACGCCCTGAAAAGGATGGGCGTCTCGAGAACAGTTCCCATAACCTCAACATATCCCCTCTGGGCGATTCTGTGGGCAATCCTCTTTCTGGGCAAAAGGGTCAAGCCCCATGTGATTATTGGTGCCGTTCTCGTCGTCCTAGCAATCATCGTGGTCAAGAAAGCTGAAGAAGAGGAGCACGCCGACAGGCTCGGTTTCCTCTTCGCCTTTATCGCCCCAATTTCATGGAGCGTTGCCATAACTATAATGGACTACCTCACGAGAAGCATGCCTTCCCTTCAGCTTGCAGGTATTAGGATGGTCTTCGCGGCCCTGGGAATTTCGGTCTTCCTTCCAAGATATGGTGAAGAGGTCAGAAAAATAAGCAGAAGGGAAGCAATAGCCCTCACCGGTGCCGCCGTCCTGGGCCTAATCCTTGGGCAGTATCTCTTCGTGTATTCGGTCTCCCTCGTCGGTTCGCCAATAGCGGCACCGGTTTCAGCGATAAATCCAATAATAGCATCGCTACTGGCCGTCCTGCTTCTCAAGGAGAAGCCAAACGCGAGGATATTCGAGGGTCTGATTCTAGCTGTCGTGGGTGTCGTCCTTATCTCGGTGGGCTAA
- a CDS encoding ABC transporter ATP-binding protein, with the protein MAEAIIAKNLVKRYGDFEAVRGVSFSVKKGEAFALLGPNGAGKTTTVRMLTTLTSITSGEAYVNGFDVKRERLAVRKSIGLVPDVSNLYDELTVRDNLRFMAKLYDAPLERVEELIREFELPADRKFGKLSTGFKRRVTIASALIHEPEVLFLDEPTNGLDVHSAKAVRALIRVLNKRGMTVFITTHNMVEAETIPQRIAIMREGKIVAEGKRGELAKLIGKKVIVKLSVEPLTSSLLRALEEYDVSFDEGRLLLEVENVDEFLERLYSLKTELGFRIEGLCTEVPSVEDVFVELTKGCPCGGCPL; encoded by the coding sequence ATGGCGGAAGCGATAATAGCTAAGAACCTCGTTAAGCGCTATGGTGACTTCGAGGCCGTGAGGGGTGTTAGCTTTAGTGTGAAGAAAGGGGAAGCCTTTGCCCTACTGGGTCCCAACGGTGCCGGAAAGACGACCACCGTGAGAATGTTAACGACCTTAACGTCAATTACCTCTGGGGAGGCCTACGTCAACGGTTTCGACGTCAAAAGGGAGAGGCTCGCGGTTAGGAAGTCAATAGGCCTTGTTCCGGACGTTTCGAACCTCTACGACGAGCTCACAGTAAGGGACAACCTAAGGTTCATGGCGAAGCTCTACGATGCCCCCCTTGAGAGGGTTGAGGAGCTCATAAGGGAGTTCGAACTTCCAGCCGATAGGAAGTTTGGGAAGTTGAGCACGGGCTTTAAGCGGAGGGTGACGATAGCCTCAGCATTGATTCACGAGCCCGAAGTCCTCTTCCTCGATGAGCCGACGAACGGGCTGGATGTTCACTCCGCCAAGGCCGTCAGGGCGCTCATCAGGGTTCTAAATAAGAGGGGCATGACTGTCTTCATAACGACCCACAACATGGTTGAAGCTGAGACGATTCCGCAGAGGATAGCGATAATGAGGGAGGGAAAGATAGTAGCCGAGGGCAAGAGGGGTGAGCTCGCAAAGTTAATCGGAAAAAAGGTCATTGTAAAGCTCTCGGTCGAGCCTTTGACATCTTCTCTCCTGAGGGCCCTAGAGGAGTACGACGTTTCCTTCGATGAGGGGAGGCTCCTTCTGGAGGTTGAAAACGTCGATGAATTCCTCGAAAGGCTGTACTCTTTAAAGACCGAGCTTGGCTTCAGGATTGAGGGCCTCTGCACAGAGGTTCCGAGCGTTGAGGACGTTTTCGTTGAGCTGACCAAGGGCTGTCCCTGCGGGGGGTGTCCGCTTTGA
- a CDS encoding ABC transporter permease — MSALKVLAIAEKELREYVLKPGSISWGIVFPLVFTLAFAVRFGDVDHLAPGLVSISVLFGTTSFVSSSIIFERRLRTFERLLVAPVSYSEIVLAKVLTGSIFGLFVGFVSLLFLRAFMVYPIWNLSLFVLFLVLSAFTFSALGLYVSLVVENPINAMTWLNLIRLPMMFTSGAIVSLLLFPKWFLVVGLVTPMTYSVDGLRFAMLHYYDVVNPIYAFLVLLLLSMVFLYLSILRVERLY; from the coding sequence GTGTCCGCTTTGAAGGTCCTTGCAATAGCTGAAAAGGAGCTTAGAGAGTACGTTCTAAAACCCGGTTCGATAAGCTGGGGCATCGTTTTTCCGCTGGTTTTCACCCTGGCCTTTGCAGTTCGCTTCGGTGACGTTGACCACCTTGCCCCGGGTCTCGTTTCGATTTCCGTCCTCTTCGGGACGACCTCCTTCGTCTCGTCCTCGATAATCTTTGAGAGAAGGCTTAGAACCTTTGAGAGACTCCTGGTTGCCCCGGTGAGTTATTCTGAAATCGTTCTGGCCAAGGTTCTCACCGGTTCGATATTCGGACTCTTCGTCGGTTTCGTTAGCCTTCTCTTCCTGAGGGCTTTCATGGTCTATCCGATATGGAACCTTTCACTCTTTGTGCTCTTTCTCGTTCTGTCAGCCTTTACCTTCTCGGCCTTGGGCCTCTACGTTTCCCTCGTCGTCGAGAATCCAATAAACGCCATGACGTGGCTCAACCTGATTAGGCTCCCCATGATGTTCACGAGCGGTGCTATAGTTTCTCTCCTCCTTTTTCCGAAGTGGTTCCTCGTTGTGGGCCTCGTAACTCCGATGACGTACTCCGTTGATGGCCTTCGCTTCGCCATGCTCCACTACTACGACGTCGTCAATCCGATTTATGCCTTCCTCGTCCTGCTCCTGCTCTCGATGGTCTTCCTTTACCTCTCAATCCTCAGGGTTGAGCGCCTTTACTGA
- a CDS encoding ABC transporter substrate-binding protein, whose translation MKKTAVLVVLLLIGAVIATGCIASNSTTPTKSSSSTTSPASSPTTSSTKSPATSSSSTQMEKSYYPITIKDFANRTVTIKEEPKRVVSLAPSITEDLYYLGLLDRVVGVTGYEDWPPEVKKITSVGGYGAYASLEKIAELKPDLIIADNAVFYKKGFLESLEKIAPVVIIAPQSIDQIPQAIELLGKIFNREDRAKEVIDEFNAKVNAIKELTKNQPKVKVFFVTWSKPLMTAGKNTFINDVITIAGGANIFNDTKGWPQVSAEEVIARNPDVIILTPHCGMTIEEAYKLFAGTNAVKEGHVYMIENENDLIHPSPRIIKGIEIVAKLLHPDAFKTKYPLTIKDMANRTVTIPKEPQRVVSLAPSITETIFYLGAGDKLVGVTKYADWPPAVKNITKVGGYGAYANLEEIAKLKPDLIIADNAVFYKQGFLESLEKIAPVVIVNPKSIEGIYKQIELIGKILNREEQASMVIAEMKAQISYIEGLVANQSRPSVMYLVSTYNGYWIAGKDTFADSIIKIAGGKNAFEDITGWKAVSEEEIVARNPDVVIIASAYVDPKIFCSGPLSTIKAAKEGRVYTVSDPNVFQRPSPRIVLAIREMAELLHPDLFKYQPQPLVCSANTTANSTG comes from the coding sequence ATGAAAAAAACAGCGGTGCTTGTTGTTTTGCTCCTGATTGGAGCTGTTATAGCAACCGGATGTATAGCCTCAAATTCAACTACCCCCACGAAAAGTTCCTCATCAACGACGTCCCCAGCCTCAAGCCCAACAACCAGCTCAACAAAGAGCCCAGCCACGAGCTCGAGTTCAACGCAGATGGAAAAGAGCTACTACCCAATAACGATTAAGGACTTTGCAAACAGAACAGTAACAATAAAGGAGGAACCGAAGCGCGTTGTCTCACTCGCCCCAAGTATAACCGAGGACCTGTATTATCTGGGACTTCTCGACAGGGTTGTTGGAGTCACAGGTTACGAGGACTGGCCTCCCGAAGTTAAGAAAATCACCTCAGTTGGAGGCTACGGTGCCTACGCAAGCCTTGAAAAGATAGCAGAACTAAAACCGGACCTTATTATAGCAGACAACGCAGTATTTTACAAGAAGGGTTTCCTTGAAAGTCTGGAAAAGATAGCACCGGTTGTTATAATAGCCCCACAGAGCATTGATCAGATTCCTCAGGCAATTGAGCTCCTCGGAAAAATCTTCAACAGGGAGGACAGGGCGAAGGAAGTCATTGATGAGTTCAACGCAAAGGTAAATGCAATAAAGGAACTCACGAAGAATCAGCCAAAGGTCAAAGTCTTCTTCGTAACCTGGAGCAAGCCCCTCATGACCGCGGGCAAAAACACCTTCATCAACGACGTTATCACGATAGCCGGAGGAGCGAACATCTTTAACGATACCAAGGGATGGCCACAGGTCAGTGCTGAGGAGGTCATAGCAAGGAACCCCGATGTTATAATCTTGACACCCCACTGCGGAATGACGATTGAAGAGGCCTACAAGCTCTTTGCAGGAACCAACGCCGTTAAAGAGGGCCACGTTTACATGATTGAGAACGAGAACGACCTAATTCACCCGAGCCCGAGGATAATAAAGGGAATAGAGATTGTGGCAAAGCTCCTCCACCCAGATGCCTTCAAGACAAAGTATCCACTCACAATAAAGGACATGGCCAACAGAACCGTCACAATCCCGAAGGAGCCACAAAGGGTCGTTTCACTTGCTCCAAGCATTACTGAGACAATATTCTACCTTGGAGCCGGGGACAAGCTCGTTGGAGTTACGAAATATGCAGACTGGCCTCCTGCAGTGAAGAACATAACGAAGGTCGGTGGCTACGGAGCCTACGCCAACCTCGAAGAGATTGCCAAGCTCAAGCCCGACCTCATCATAGCGGACAACGCGGTGTTCTACAAGCAGGGCTTCCTTGAAAGTCTGGAAAAGATAGCGCCAGTTGTAATCGTCAACCCGAAGAGCATCGAGGGAATATACAAACAAATTGAGCTCATTGGAAAGATTCTCAACAGGGAGGAACAGGCCTCGATGGTGATAGCCGAGATGAAAGCACAGATAAGCTACATTGAGGGCCTCGTGGCCAACCAGAGCAGGCCGAGTGTGATGTATCTCGTTAGTACGTACAACGGCTACTGGATAGCCGGAAAAGACACCTTCGCGGACAGTATAATCAAAATTGCAGGAGGTAAGAATGCCTTCGAGGACATTACTGGCTGGAAAGCGGTCAGTGAAGAGGAAATCGTAGCAAGGAACCCGGACGTGGTTATCATAGCCTCAGCCTACGTTGACCCGAAGATATTCTGCTCAGGCCCGCTCTCAACGATCAAAGCCGCGAAGGAGGGCAGGGTTTACACTGTCAGCGATCCCAACGTCTTCCAGAGACCGAGCCCGAGGATTGTACTGGCAATCCGCGAGATGGCCGAACTGCTCCATCCGGACCTCTTCAAGTACCAGCCTCAGCCACTTGTCTGCTCTGCCAACACAACTGCCAACTCGACCGGCTGA